One Natrinema longum genomic window carries:
- a CDS encoding PAS domain-containing protein, translating to MTVENEGGDRQRDRGHHEAVLELMREETVVDGDFDDAVRSITETAVRTVDCTRASIWLFDGDHVRCVDRYDGRTDEHTAGTELTASDYPAYFEALRTHRSISAVDARSDPRTRELTAAYLEPAGIDSLLDATVRADGDVIGMVCHEQVGRTREWSDAEIRFAGDVADVVHRALRNHRRAERRRELELKNRAIDEAPIGITLSAPDDDNPLIYANEQFERLTGYAREDALGRNCRFLQGPRTDPEPLAEMRAAIDAERPCTVELRNYRKDGSEFWNRVTIAPVANDDGDVMNYVGFQQDVTDRKEATRQLRVLHRVLRHNLSNQLNIVRGTAEQLLEGATDAETAAETIIEETDHLLGITDKHRSIVRLLSDRPSPGPIEIEPLCRRVIRTVATEYPDAEITLEGASAVTVSAIPALETAIRELVENGLAHGERSQPAVVLRVDRRPETVRIRITDDGPGLPEEEARILTGDQAVEPLYHGLGMGLWLVYWIATLSRGTITVEETGSNGTTICLDVPRADASD from the coding sequence ATGACAGTCGAGAACGAGGGCGGCGACCGGCAGCGAGACCGCGGCCACCACGAGGCGGTCCTCGAGCTCATGCGAGAGGAGACTGTCGTCGACGGGGACTTCGACGATGCAGTACGCTCGATTACGGAAACGGCCGTCCGAACCGTCGACTGCACGCGCGCCAGTATCTGGCTCTTCGACGGCGATCACGTCCGCTGTGTCGATCGGTACGACGGACGCACGGACGAGCACACTGCTGGGACCGAACTAACCGCGTCCGACTACCCCGCGTACTTCGAGGCGCTCCGAACGCATCGGTCGATCAGTGCCGTCGACGCCCGGTCGGATCCGCGAACGCGCGAACTGACGGCGGCGTATCTCGAGCCAGCGGGGATCGACTCGCTGCTGGACGCGACGGTCCGGGCCGACGGCGACGTGATCGGCATGGTCTGTCACGAGCAGGTCGGACGGACTCGCGAGTGGAGCGACGCCGAAATCCGGTTCGCCGGTGACGTGGCAGACGTCGTGCATCGCGCCCTTCGGAACCACCGCCGCGCCGAACGGCGACGGGAACTCGAGTTGAAGAACCGAGCGATCGACGAGGCCCCGATCGGGATCACCCTCAGTGCGCCCGACGACGACAATCCACTCATTTACGCGAACGAGCAGTTCGAACGGCTCACCGGATACGCGCGTGAAGACGCTCTCGGGCGGAACTGCCGGTTCCTGCAGGGGCCTCGAACCGACCCCGAACCGCTCGCGGAGATGCGGGCGGCCATCGACGCCGAACGGCCGTGTACGGTCGAACTCCGCAACTACCGCAAGGACGGGAGCGAATTCTGGAACCGGGTTACCATCGCCCCGGTTGCGAACGACGACGGCGACGTGATGAACTACGTCGGCTTCCAGCAGGACGTCACCGACCGCAAGGAAGCGACCCGGCAACTCCGAGTGTTGCACCGGGTCTTGCGTCACAACCTCTCCAATCAACTGAACATCGTCCGGGGTACTGCCGAACAACTCCTCGAGGGAGCGACCGACGCCGAGACCGCCGCGGAAACGATCATCGAGGAGACGGACCACTTGCTGGGAATCACGGACAAGCATCGATCGATCGTTCGCCTCTTGAGCGACCGTCCGTCCCCGGGCCCGATCGAGATCGAGCCGCTGTGCCGCCGAGTGATTCGAACCGTCGCGACGGAGTATCCCGACGCCGAGATCACGCTCGAGGGAGCGTCCGCAGTGACCGTCTCGGCGATCCCGGCCCTCGAAACGGCGATTCGGGAACTCGTCGAGAACGGACTCGCCCACGGCGAGCGATCGCAACCGGCCGTCGTGCTTCGCGTCGACCGTCGGCCCGAGACCGTCCGGATACGAATCACCGACGACGGCCCCGGCCTTCCCGAGGAGGAAGCACGGATTCTCACCGGCGATCAGGCCGTCGAACCCCTCTACCACGGCCTCGGAATGGGGCTCTGGCTCGTGTACTGGATCGCGACGCTCTCACGGGGCACGATCACCGTCGAGGAGACCGGTTCGAACGGAACGACGATCTGCCTCGACGTACCGCGCGCCGACGCCAGTGACTAA
- the mutS gene encoding DNA mismatch repair protein MutS: MTEATGIVGEYFSLKEGTDADLLAMQCGDFYEFFGDDAERVSEELDLKVSQKSSHGSSYPMAGVPLDDLTPYLKALVERGYRVAVADQYETDSGHAREIVRVVTPGTLLETTDADAQYLAAIVDGGSSGTEDAYGLAFADVTTGRFLVADATDADDALTELYRFDPVEILPGPDVRTDDELLGTIRERVDAALTLHDTESFAPKRADHAVREQFGTETVDRLTVGSPTVAAAGAILSYVDETGAGVLASMTRIQAHHGDDHVTLDATTQRNLELTETMQGEREGSLFATIDHTETSAGGRLLKEWLQRPRRSLERLEDRQESVAALSTAALARDEIQDTLGEAYDLARLASKATHGSADARDLLAVQETLAVLPAVADIVASNPELADSPLSEIVDRPDRDLAAELRETLAEAIADEPPSTVTQGELLQYGYDDDLDEVIDRHEEVKGWLGSLAEREKAQYGLSHVTVDRNKTDGYYIQVGKSAADGVPDHYEEIKTLKNSKRFTTDELEEKEREILRLEERRGELEYELFAELREAVAARAELLQDVGRALATVDALASLATHAAENRWVQPDLHRDDRLEIEQGRHPVVEQTTEFVPNDVRLDEDRGFLVVTGPNMSGKSTYMRQVACIVLLAQIGSFVPAEAAEISLVDGIFTRVGALDELAQGRSTFMVEMSELSNILHTATEESLVILDEVGRGTATYDGISIAWAATEYLHNEVQAKTLFATHYHELTGLAETLPRVANVHIAADERDGEVTFLRTVRDGPTDRSYGIHVADLAGVPDPVVDRSRDVLERLREEKAIEAKGGGSSEPVQAVFDLGSGTMQTQGRAEEQSQRQAASTDGGPTEAGPEGQPIDPDTEAVLEEFESIDVNATPPIELVSKVQKLQDRLEE; encoded by the coding sequence ATGACCGAGGCGACGGGTATCGTCGGAGAGTACTTCTCCCTGAAAGAGGGAACCGACGCCGACTTATTGGCGATGCAGTGTGGCGATTTCTACGAGTTCTTCGGCGACGATGCCGAACGAGTCAGTGAGGAACTCGATCTCAAAGTCTCCCAGAAGTCCTCGCACGGCTCGTCCTACCCCATGGCCGGCGTGCCACTCGACGATCTGACTCCCTACCTCAAGGCCTTAGTCGAGCGCGGCTATCGCGTCGCCGTCGCCGACCAGTATGAGACCGATTCCGGGCACGCACGGGAGATCGTCCGCGTCGTGACGCCGGGCACCCTACTCGAGACGACCGACGCCGACGCCCAGTACCTCGCGGCGATCGTCGACGGCGGCTCGAGCGGGACCGAGGACGCGTACGGGCTCGCGTTCGCCGACGTGACGACCGGGCGGTTCCTCGTCGCGGACGCGACGGACGCCGACGACGCGCTGACGGAACTGTACCGGTTCGATCCGGTCGAAATCCTGCCGGGACCGGACGTCCGAACCGACGACGAACTGCTGGGGACGATCCGCGAGCGGGTCGACGCGGCGCTGACGCTCCACGACACCGAATCGTTCGCGCCCAAGCGCGCCGACCACGCCGTTCGCGAGCAGTTCGGTACCGAGACCGTCGACCGGCTAACGGTCGGCTCCCCGACCGTCGCAGCGGCCGGCGCGATCCTCTCCTACGTCGACGAGACCGGTGCGGGCGTGCTCGCCTCGATGACCCGGATTCAGGCCCATCACGGCGACGACCACGTCACGCTGGACGCGACCACCCAGCGTAACCTCGAACTCACCGAGACCATGCAGGGCGAGCGCGAGGGATCGTTGTTCGCGACGATCGATCACACCGAAACCAGCGCCGGCGGCCGCCTACTGAAGGAGTGGCTCCAGCGTCCGCGGCGCTCGCTCGAGCGCCTCGAGGACCGTCAGGAGAGCGTCGCCGCGCTCTCGACGGCAGCGCTCGCCCGCGACGAGATACAGGACACGCTCGGCGAGGCATACGACCTCGCGCGGCTCGCCTCGAAGGCGACCCACGGCAGCGCGGACGCGCGGGACCTGCTCGCCGTCCAGGAGACGCTGGCGGTCCTGCCCGCGGTGGCCGATATCGTCGCGTCGAACCCGGAACTTGCCGACTCACCCCTCTCGGAGATCGTCGACCGGCCGGATCGGGATCTCGCAGCGGAGTTGCGGGAGACCCTCGCGGAGGCGATCGCCGACGAGCCGCCGTCGACGGTGACCCAGGGGGAACTCCTCCAATATGGCTACGACGACGACCTCGACGAGGTGATCGACCGTCACGAGGAAGTCAAAGGGTGGCTCGGGAGCCTCGCCGAGCGCGAGAAAGCGCAGTACGGGCTCTCCCACGTCACCGTCGACCGGAACAAAACTGACGGGTACTACATCCAGGTCGGCAAGTCCGCCGCCGACGGCGTTCCCGACCACTACGAGGAGATCAAGACGCTCAAAAACTCCAAGCGGTTTACCACCGACGAACTCGAGGAGAAAGAACGCGAGATCCTCCGGCTCGAGGAACGCCGCGGCGAACTCGAGTACGAACTCTTCGCGGAGCTTCGCGAGGCGGTCGCCGCGCGGGCCGAACTGCTCCAGGACGTCGGGCGGGCGCTGGCGACGGTCGACGCACTGGCCAGTCTGGCGACCCACGCGGCCGAAAACCGCTGGGTTCAGCCCGACCTGCATCGTGACGACCGACTCGAGATCGAGCAGGGTCGGCATCCGGTCGTCGAGCAGACGACGGAGTTCGTCCCCAACGACGTGCGACTGGACGAGGATCGGGGCTTTCTGGTCGTCACTGGCCCCAACATGTCCGGGAAGTCGACGTACATGCGACAGGTCGCCTGCATCGTGTTGCTCGCCCAGATCGGGAGCTTCGTCCCGGCGGAGGCGGCCGAGATCTCCCTCGTCGACGGCATCTTCACGCGGGTCGGCGCGCTGGACGAACTCGCACAGGGACGGTCGACGTTCATGGTCGAGATGAGCGAACTCTCGAACATCCTCCACACCGCGACCGAGGAGTCGCTGGTCATCTTGGACGAGGTCGGCCGCGGAACTGCGACGTACGACGGGATCTCGATCGCGTGGGCGGCGACCGAGTACCTTCACAACGAGGTCCAGGCGAAAACGCTCTTCGCGACACACTACCACGAGTTGACGGGGCTCGCCGAGACGCTCCCGCGCGTCGCCAACGTCCACATCGCGGCCGACGAGCGGGACGGCGAGGTGACGTTCCTCCGTACCGTCCGGGATGGGCCGACGGATCGAAGTTACGGGATCCACGTGGCCGACCTCGCCGGCGTTCCGGACCCCGTCGTCGACCGCTCGCGGGACGTCTTAGAGCGTCTGCGCGAGGAGAAGGCCATCGAGGCAAAGGGCGGGGGCTCGAGCGAGCCCGTTCAGGCGGTCTTCGATCTGGGGAGCGGGACGATGCAGACCCAGGGACGAGCCGAGGAGCAGTCACAGAGGCAGGCGGCATCGACCGACGGCGGTCCCACGGAGGCCGGACCCGAAGGGCAGCCGATCGATCCCGACACCGAGGCGGTCCTCGAGGAGTTCGAGTCGATCGACGTCAACGCGACGCCACCAATCGAACTCGTCTCGAAGGTCCAGAAGCTACAGGACCGACTCGAGGAGTAG
- a CDS encoding tRNA-binding protein: MVESPFDVTIEVGDVIDAEPFPEAEKPEMTKLWIDLGDEEIRSAAQLDYHYDADDLVGRQVLCATNLGSVRIAGFKSEALTVGVPSEEGYPVLVSPDEDVPLGALLY; this comes from the coding sequence ATGGTCGAGAGCCCGTTCGACGTAACGATCGAGGTCGGCGACGTGATCGACGCCGAACCGTTCCCCGAAGCGGAGAAGCCCGAGATGACCAAACTGTGGATCGACCTCGGCGACGAGGAGATTCGGTCCGCCGCCCAGCTCGACTACCACTACGACGCCGACGATCTCGTCGGTCGCCAGGTGCTGTGTGCGACGAACCTCGGCTCGGTGCGGATCGCCGGCTTCAAATCCGAAGCGCTGACCGTCGGCGTTCCCAGCGAGGAAGGGTATCCGGTGTTAGTGTCGCCGGACGAAGACGTGCCCCTCGGCGCGCTGTTGTACTGA
- a CDS encoding universal stress protein produces MSAQRDHRVLVPVDVLEGQSVPRTIVDAFASIPVVLLGYRELPDQTGPDQAREQYGDRVQAELAELRTVFEDAGCDVTSRSAFTHDRLKTFERVAVDESCDAVLVLNPAPVLETVLVAIRSDVNVEHIAGLLGTILTDTALELMLFHVVSDETARDGGVELLEAARSELVAVGVDTGRIDSRVVVDDSPTDAILEAATEHDLLVAGESRPSIRRFVFRDRAERLARRTVDPVLVIRGEYLESDEEDAVDDG; encoded by the coding sequence ATGTCAGCACAGCGAGATCACCGCGTCTTGGTTCCAGTCGACGTTCTCGAGGGCCAGAGCGTGCCGCGAACGATCGTCGACGCGTTCGCGTCGATTCCGGTCGTCTTGCTCGGCTATCGCGAGTTGCCCGACCAGACCGGGCCCGATCAGGCACGCGAACAGTACGGCGACCGCGTGCAGGCGGAACTCGCGGAACTCCGGACGGTGTTCGAAGACGCCGGCTGTGACGTCACGTCGCGATCGGCGTTCACCCACGACCGGCTGAAGACGTTCGAACGCGTCGCCGTCGACGAATCCTGTGACGCCGTCCTGGTGCTCAATCCGGCACCCGTCCTCGAGACGGTACTCGTCGCGATACGTAGCGACGTCAACGTCGAACACATCGCGGGGCTGCTCGGAACGATCCTCACCGACACGGCCCTCGAACTCATGCTGTTTCACGTCGTCTCGGACGAGACAGCGCGTGACGGGGGAGTCGAACTCCTCGAGGCGGCACGTTCGGAACTGGTCGCGGTAGGAGTCGATACGGGCCGAATCGACAGCAGGGTCGTCGTCGACGATTCGCCCACGGACGCCATTCTCGAGGCCGCGACCGAGCACGATCTCCTCGTCGCGGGTGAAAGCCGGCCGTCGATCCGTCGGTTCGTCTTTCGCGACCGGGCCGAACGGCTGGCCCGTCGGACGGTCGATCCGGTGCTCGTGATTCGCGGCGAGTATCTCGAATCGGACGAGGAGGACGCGGTCGACGACGGATAA
- a CDS encoding CynX/NimT family MFS transporter: MKRNRTVLLIGLLLVALNFRPAITSIPPVLEAIRADLGLSYTAVSLLTTVPTLLIGIFAFSAAPVSRLLGRERAILWATVLVGVGTALRVWGATAIVLFGTTVSIGIGIAISQTLLPSIVNDYFPERAALVTGLYTTSLGIGAAVAAGGTAPLTGVLGSWPRALAVWAVLAGIAAAVWAPISRSDDAGSRGAQSTQKRLPWRHTGAWITTLFFSAQTLLYYSELTWLAPLYVDLGWGTEQAGFVLTLFVIAQLGGSLGIPALADRWTDRRPWLVLAGVLNAIGLGGFVWFPFVSPWGWGILTGIGMGGLFALGLTLPSDLAPNADAAGRLTAMMIGVGYVVGAVGPVAIGGARDLLGSYGPSFIVLLGLNVAMLVTMLWFRPNRSVS; encoded by the coding sequence GTGAAACGGAACCGAACGGTACTGCTGATCGGCCTACTGCTGGTCGCACTGAACTTCAGGCCGGCGATCACGTCGATACCGCCGGTGCTCGAGGCGATCCGCGCCGATCTGGGACTCAGTTACACTGCGGTGAGCCTGCTTACGACGGTTCCAACGCTTCTGATAGGGATCTTCGCGTTTTCCGCAGCACCCGTTTCCCGGCTGCTCGGGCGGGAACGTGCGATTCTGTGGGCGACCGTCCTCGTCGGTGTGGGGACGGCACTACGGGTCTGGGGGGCGACCGCGATCGTCCTGTTCGGGACCACCGTCTCGATCGGCATCGGGATCGCGATCAGCCAGACGCTCCTGCCGTCGATCGTCAACGATTACTTTCCCGAACGGGCAGCACTCGTGACCGGGCTCTACACCACGAGCCTGGGCATCGGTGCGGCCGTGGCAGCCGGCGGAACCGCCCCGCTGACTGGCGTTCTCGGATCGTGGCCCAGGGCACTCGCCGTCTGGGCGGTGTTGGCCGGTATCGCCGCCGCCGTCTGGGCACCGATCAGTCGGTCCGACGACGCCGGTTCGCGTGGGGCGCAGTCGACGCAGAAACGGCTTCCGTGGCGGCACACCGGGGCGTGGATCACGACGCTGTTTTTCAGCGCGCAGACACTTCTGTACTACTCTGAGCTGACGTGGCTCGCACCGCTGTACGTCGATCTGGGGTGGGGGACGGAACAAGCGGGGTTCGTCCTGACCCTGTTCGTGATCGCACAGCTGGGTGGCTCCCTCGGTATTCCGGCGCTGGCCGACCGCTGGACGGATCGCCGGCCGTGGCTCGTGCTGGCGGGCGTCCTGAACGCGATCGGTCTCGGGGGGTTCGTCTGGTTCCCGTTCGTGAGTCCGTGGGGATGGGGCATCCTCACCGGCATCGGGATGGGAGGGCTGTTCGCGCTCGGTCTGACGCTTCCGAGCGATTTGGCCCCGAACGCGGACGCCGCCGGCCGGCTCACCGCGATGATGATCGGCGTGGGCTACGTCGTCGGCGCGGTCGGCCCCGTTGCCATCGGCGGGGCGCGTGATTTACTCGGCAGTTACGGTCCGTCGTTCATCGTGCTCCTGGGACTCAACGTCGCGATGCTCGTCACGATGCTGTGGTTCCGGCCGAATCGGAGCGTCTCGTAG
- a CDS encoding universal stress protein: MTHVLVPLAILEGESISAGLTTLLEPMDVTVLGYHVLPEQTPPDQARLQYEEQATDALTDLVAEFEAAGGRADHRLVFTHDREQTIDRIASETGADAYAITGVTGPIERLLVTVTGTVAVERICAFVAELVDERGIDITLFLATDDGTGGRESLESAATLLSEHGIDVETELAVDEPPVEGLIDAAAGHDAVVMGERAPSLRSFLFGEEAERVAAESVGPVLVVRNPEEPDDASR, encoded by the coding sequence ATGACACACGTACTCGTTCCGCTGGCAATACTCGAGGGTGAATCGATTTCGGCTGGACTGACGACGCTGCTCGAGCCGATGGACGTGACCGTGCTTGGCTATCACGTCCTGCCCGAGCAGACGCCGCCGGACCAGGCCCGACTCCAGTACGAGGAGCAAGCGACCGATGCGCTGACCGATCTCGTGGCGGAGTTCGAGGCGGCCGGCGGGCGGGCCGACCACCGCCTCGTGTTCACGCACGACCGGGAGCAAACGATCGATCGAATCGCATCGGAGACAGGAGCGGACGCCTACGCGATCACGGGTGTGACTGGGCCGATCGAGCGACTTCTGGTGACAGTGACGGGCACCGTCGCCGTCGAACGGATCTGCGCGTTCGTCGCCGAACTGGTCGACGAGCGCGGAATCGATATCACGCTCTTTCTCGCGACCGACGACGGGACCGGCGGGCGGGAGTCGCTCGAGTCCGCGGCCACGCTCCTCTCGGAGCACGGCATCGACGTGGAGACCGAACTCGCCGTCGACGAACCCCCCGTCGAGGGGCTTATCGACGCCGCGGCCGGCCACGACGCCGTCGTTATGGGCGAACGAGCCCCCTCGCTCCGGTCGTTCCTCTTCGGTGAGGAGGCCGAACGCGTCGCTGCCGAGTCGGTCGGGCCAGTACTCGTCGTCCGAAACCCCGAGGAACCTGACGACGCGAGTCGTTAG
- a CDS encoding APC family permease: protein MGDTSSTGGTNIEGESPQVEPTVETDEATITDDAELERTLGLSGGLAIGIGTMIGAGIFVFPGLAAGEAGPAAAASFAVGALVALLVALPTSELATAMPKSGGGYYYISRGLGTLAGTVVGLSLWFGLVFATAFYLVGFGYYAVDTLAELGVAVGDGLVIPLALLFGAGFTVLNVTGTENAAKLQNGIVALLLSILVVFLGYGGLDAVGLVGESTAPEQFAPFGTLPILTTAALVFTSYLGFAQVATVAGEMKDPGRNLPLAMVGSVVIVGVLYVVTVFVATSAFGSEQLSEFGETAMVEVGRHYLGAAGAFAIVFGGLLATMSSANASVLSTSRAIYAVSKDALLPRRASHINLRYGTPHVALGMAGGPILLLVATGRVELLAEVASFLHLVMYGLICVALLAVRRDEPEWYDPDFRVPGYPAVPILGALASFALIGFMQRTSQFIGIGIMIVTAGWHAYYARDVTLKGVL from the coding sequence ATGGGCGACACGTCGTCGACCGGTGGAACCAACATCGAAGGGGAGTCGCCACAGGTCGAGCCGACAGTCGAGACCGACGAAGCCACGATTACCGACGATGCCGAACTCGAGCGGACGCTCGGGCTCTCCGGTGGATTAGCGATCGGGATCGGGACGATGATCGGGGCCGGCATCTTCGTCTTTCCGGGGCTGGCAGCCGGGGAGGCCGGCCCCGCTGCGGCAGCGTCGTTCGCCGTCGGCGCGCTCGTCGCCCTTCTGGTCGCGTTGCCGACCTCCGAACTCGCGACGGCGATGCCGAAAAGCGGGGGCGGCTACTACTATATCTCCCGCGGGCTGGGCACGCTCGCCGGGACCGTCGTCGGGCTGTCGCTGTGGTTCGGACTGGTGTTCGCGACGGCGTTTTACCTCGTCGGCTTCGGCTACTACGCCGTCGATACGCTCGCGGAACTCGGCGTCGCGGTCGGTGACGGCCTCGTCATTCCGCTGGCGCTGTTGTTCGGCGCGGGCTTTACCGTTTTGAACGTCACGGGGACGGAAAACGCGGCGAAACTCCAAAACGGAATCGTCGCGTTGTTGCTGTCGATTCTCGTGGTTTTCCTCGGATACGGCGGACTCGATGCAGTCGGTCTCGTCGGCGAATCGACCGCCCCCGAGCAGTTCGCACCGTTCGGGACGCTCCCTATCCTGACGACCGCGGCGCTCGTGTTCACCTCGTATCTCGGGTTCGCACAGGTGGCGACCGTCGCCGGGGAGATGAAAGATCCCGGTCGAAACCTGCCGCTGGCGATGGTCGGCTCCGTGGTCATCGTCGGCGTTCTCTACGTCGTGACGGTCTTCGTCGCGACGAGTGCGTTCGGGAGCGAGCAACTCTCGGAATTCGGCGAGACGGCGATGGTCGAGGTCGGCCGCCACTATCTCGGCGCGGCCGGGGCGTTCGCGATCGTCTTCGGCGGACTGCTCGCGACGATGTCGAGTGCCAACGCGTCGGTCCTCAGCACGTCTCGAGCCATCTACGCCGTCTCGAAGGACGCCCTGTTACCGCGACGCGCGAGTCACATCAATCTCCGCTATGGCACGCCACACGTCGCGCTCGGGATGGCCGGTGGGCCAATACTCTTGTTGGTCGCGACCGGCCGCGTGGAACTGCTCGCGGAAGTCGCCTCGTTTCTGCACCTCGTCATGTACGGGCTGATCTGCGTGGCGCTGCTCGCAGTGCGCCGCGACGAACCGGAGTGGTACGATCCCGACTTCCGCGTTCCCGGCTATCCGGCCGTCCCGATACTCGGTGCGCTCGCCAGTTTCGCCCTGATCGGATTCATGCAACGCACGTCACAGTTCATCGGTATCGGTATCATGATCGTCACTGCCGGGTGGCACGCCTACTACGCCCGGGACGTGACGCTGAAGGGGGTCCTCTAA
- a CDS encoding ArsR/SmtB family transcription factor — protein MARLFPFRSETAPEEGQPRVVDLEGEDADAVFGALSSTTAREIYSHLDDEPGAPSDVADAIDSSIQNVRYHLEKLEDAGLVEVVDTWYSSRGNEMSVYATTDGPLIVTSDKSRATQLKEALSRLVGGIGVLAGGSLLVQYGVTRWLGQTGTSPTPGGTEQPAAGGNGGQSDGATTESTDERSRDDQAADSADDGMDAETTDGGADGGDDVGIADVENQDGGSTENAGGGDAGAGDSGSVDPALEADNETLQNATDGATDAAEPVLETVPPGLLFFLGGLAVLLVIVAYWYWYRPRYRIN, from the coding sequence ATGGCCCGTTTGTTCCCCTTTCGCTCCGAGACGGCTCCCGAAGAGGGCCAGCCCCGCGTCGTCGACCTCGAGGGCGAGGACGCCGACGCGGTGTTCGGCGCGCTCTCCTCGACGACGGCACGGGAGATCTATTCGCATCTCGACGACGAACCCGGCGCACCCAGCGACGTCGCCGACGCGATCGACTCCTCGATCCAGAACGTCCGCTACCACCTCGAGAAGCTCGAGGACGCCGGACTCGTCGAGGTGGTCGACACCTGGTACTCCTCGCGTGGCAACGAGATGAGCGTCTACGCGACGACCGACGGGCCGTTGATCGTTACCAGCGACAAATCGCGGGCGACACAACTGAAGGAGGCACTCTCGCGCCTGGTCGGCGGTATCGGTGTACTGGCGGGCGGGAGCTTGCTGGTCCAGTACGGGGTGACCCGATGGCTCGGGCAAACCGGCACGAGCCCTACACCGGGCGGGACCGAACAGCCGGCAGCGGGCGGCAACGGGGGTCAATCGGACGGAGCGACCACCGAGTCGACCGACGAACGCTCGCGGGACGATCAGGCTGCGGATTCGGCCGACGACGGCATGGATGCCGAGACGACCGACGGCGGGGCCGACGGCGGAGACGACGTCGGTATCGCGGATGTGGAGAACCAAGACGGCGGCTCCACCGAAAACGCCGGGGGCGGGGACGCCGGGGCCGGGGATTCGGGGTCGGTAGATCCGGCGCTCGAGGCCGACAACGAGACGCTGCAAAACGCCACCGACGGGGCCACGGACGCGGCGGAACCGGTCCTCGAAACCGTCCCACCGGGACTGCTCTTCTTCCTCGGCGGACTGGCCGTCCTGCTCGTGATCGTGGCGTACTGGTACTGGTATCGGCCGCGGTATCGCATCAACTGA
- a CDS encoding DUF3311 domain-containing protein, whose protein sequence is MRRNELGLWLVIAVVLAGLAIPWFLWGSAAVVAGLPVWLWWHVGWMVLASAVFWVFTQRAWGIGVETDGGGRGSRGKGLTDPDRARDRQPGGDPP, encoded by the coding sequence ATGCGCCGGAACGAACTGGGACTCTGGCTCGTGATCGCGGTCGTCCTCGCGGGGCTCGCGATCCCGTGGTTCCTGTGGGGTTCGGCAGCCGTCGTCGCCGGGCTTCCGGTCTGGCTCTGGTGGCACGTCGGCTGGATGGTGCTGGCGTCGGCCGTCTTCTGGGTCTTCACACAGCGAGCATGGGGAATCGGCGTCGAAACCGACGGAGGGGGTCGGGGCTCACGGGGCAAGGGGCTGACCGATCCCGATCGCGCTCGAGACCGGCAACCCGGTGGTGATCCGCCGTGA